A section of the Clostridium felsineum DSM 794 genome encodes:
- a CDS encoding helix-turn-helix domain-containing protein: MTRILTIGEKIKQLRSEYKLNQDDIVGTELTRNLISQIEHGKANLTRSTAELIIRNTKDILEKRGTTLDEGINVEYLLETEESQAKKVIRAYIKELKEVSVYKGSRFSNLLEKIEDLLSKWEFGDLKIEVCEIAGDYYSSKNDYLKSYIYYENVKYLIGCQTDMKRVISIFRKLSTTYTYTGNFEEGIRICQYALGRFVDMEDSYKCIFTFNMSLYYNYLGEYEKSLNVLNGFEDVIKEIYKDRYSKLLLLKASSLQELRRYAEAIHVYNELLKITSKDDFNNLCVYYNNMAQVYIGMGKMDFANNYIDTVVNNLSNLSNNFEALPQIYCELGKSYHMLADNDNSVKYLTIALKLSKSFQYYSFTKSILDELSQINTCISEVNLKEEFITLIEQLGNSYDRYNHSLIFNIIQYYNRLNDIKSISELCEYCKERKVG; this comes from the coding sequence ATGACTAGAATTTTAACAATTGGAGAGAAAATAAAGCAATTAAGAAGTGAATATAAATTAAATCAAGATGATATCGTAGGGACAGAACTCACACGTAATTTAATTAGTCAGATAGAACATGGAAAAGCAAACTTGACAAGAAGTACAGCAGAATTAATAATTAGAAATACAAAAGATATATTAGAAAAAAGAGGGACAACCCTAGATGAAGGTATAAATGTAGAGTATCTTTTAGAAACAGAAGAATCCCAAGCTAAAAAGGTAATCAGAGCATATATAAAAGAACTTAAGGAAGTAAGTGTATATAAAGGTAGTCGTTTTAGTAATTTACTTGAAAAAATAGAGGATTTACTGTCTAAATGGGAATTTGGAGATTTAAAGATTGAGGTATGTGAGATTGCTGGAGACTATTACTCAAGCAAGAATGATTATCTTAAGTCTTATATATACTATGAAAATGTAAAGTATTTAATTGGTTGTCAAACGGATATGAAAAGAGTAATTTCTATTTTTCGTAAACTATCAACAACCTACACTTATACTGGTAATTTTGAAGAAGGAATACGTATTTGTCAATATGCACTTGGAAGATTTGTTGACATGGAAGATAGTTACAAGTGTATATTTACTTTTAATATGAGCTTATACTATAATTATCTTGGTGAATATGAGAAATCGTTAAATGTACTTAATGGATTTGAAGATGTAATAAAAGAAATCTATAAAGACAGGTATAGCAAATTATTGTTATTAAAAGCTTCAAGTCTACAAGAGTTAAGACGTTATGCAGAAGCTATTCATGTTTATAATGAATTACTTAAAATTACTTCAAAAGATGATTTCAACAATTTATGTGTTTATTATAATAACATGGCACAGGTGTATATAGGTATGGGTAAAATGGATTTTGCTAATAATTATATAGATACAGTTGTAAATAATCTTTCTAATCTCTCTAATAATTTTGAGGCTTTACCACAAATATACTGTGAACTAGGTAAAAGTTATCATATGTTAGCTGATAATGATAATAGTGTTAAATACCTGACAATAGCTTTAAAGTTATCAAAGTCATTCCAATATTATAGTTTCACAAAGAGTATTCTTGATGAACTTTCCCAGATAAATACCTGTATTAGTGAAGTAAATCTTAAAGAAGAATTTATTACACTAATTGAACAACTTGGGAACTCCTATGATAGATATAATCATAGTTTGATATTTAATATAATACAATATTATAATAGATTAAATGATATTAAATCAATTAGTGAACTTTGTGAATATTGCAAGGAAAGGAAGGTTGGTTAA
- a CDS encoding zeta toxin family protein encodes MKIYTIFAGVNGAGKTSIYKSVYYNENKSEKRINTDEMVAKIGSWKDDNLQIKCAREAIKLIKKYISEGISFNQETTLSGKSIVKNIRLAKQNGFYVTMNYIGVENVNIAKERVKIRISKGGHGIPNEAIERRYTESLLNLKSLLNVCDKIDIYDNTEMLKLVMSIEKGRIIWQYRKIPNWLDKFLKSSDILPTLHKIN; translated from the coding sequence ATGAAAATTTATACTATATTCGCAGGTGTAAATGGAGCCGGAAAGACGTCCATATATAAATCTGTATATTATAATGAAAATAAAAGTGAAAAAAGAATAAATACTGATGAAATGGTTGCTAAAATTGGATCATGGAAGGATGATAACCTTCAAATAAAATGTGCAAGGGAAGCAATAAAATTAATAAAAAAGTATATTTCAGAAGGAATATCATTTAATCAAGAGACTACATTATCTGGGAAGAGTATAGTTAAAAATATAAGGTTAGCAAAGCAAAATGGTTTTTATGTTACAATGAACTATATAGGTGTTGAAAACGTAAACATAGCTAAAGAGAGAGTTAAAATACGTATTAGTAAAGGCGGGCATGGAATTCCAAATGAAGCGATAGAGAGAAGATATACTGAATCGTTATTAAATTTAAAAAGTTTACTTAATGTATGTGATAAGATTGATATATATGATAATACAGAAATGCTAAAGTTAGTTATGTCAATTGAAAAAGGAAGAATAATATGGCAATATAGAAAAATACCTAATTGGCTTGATAAGTTTTTAAAATCTTCTGATATTCTTCCGACATTGCACAAAATAAACTAA